A region of Sesamum indicum cultivar Zhongzhi No. 13 linkage group LG7, S_indicum_v1.0, whole genome shotgun sequence DNA encodes the following proteins:
- the LOC105165930 gene encoding uncharacterized protein LOC105165930 — protein sequence MVMNLYGQSAPIMAKLFATTLTVKAQEWFTNLPRGSIESYDQLVQKFNFHFASKKKQKRSATHLFNIRQREDETLKNFMGRFNNETLEVQELRIDMLVSILIHGLRKGPFTSALARDPPNDVEQLMALAQKYIDEEEMNAMKDSERRERDHAHRRPQENREGSISKQKPDKRKEPKYIPKYHNYTPLAMSREKTLMMVENADVLKWPRHTRYTLSKKFSDKYCRFHRERGHNIEECFQLKDEIERLVRQGYFRDRVPPNCKISGEGRTSRSRSRDRDRNPDPSKTDRAPIGGRAKCRRLM from the coding sequence ATGGTGATGAATCTGTATGGACAGTCAGCCCCGATCATGGCAAAGCTATTCGCGACTACACTCACGGTGAAGGCTCAAGAATGGTTCACAAATTTGCCCCGAGGGAGCATTGAATCTTATGATCAGCTGGTgcagaaattcaattttcacttCGCTAGtaagaagaaacagaagagATCAGCAACTCACCTGTTCAATATTCGGCAAAGAGAAGATGAGACCTTGAAGAACTTCATGGGCAGGTTCAACAATGAAACTTTAGAAGTGCAAGAACTGAGGATCGATATGCTGGTAAGTATCCTCATTCATGGGCTGCGAAAGGGTCCCTTCACGTCTGCTCTCGCACGCGACCCGCCCAATGACGTCGAACAATTGATGGCGCTAGCACAGAAATACATCGATGAAGAGGAGATGAACGCGATGAAGGACTCCGAGCGGAGAGAACGCGACCACGCACACAGACGACCTCAGGAGAACAGAGAAGGGAGTATCAGCAAGCAGAAGCCGGATAAACGAAAGGAGCCCAAGTATATCCCGAAGTACCACAACTACACTCCACTGGCCATGTCGCGGGAAAAGACTCTAATGATGGTGGAAAACGCCGATGTTTTGAAATGGCCGAGACACACGAGGTACACCCtctctaaaaaattttctgaCAAGTATTGCAGGTTTCACCGCGAGAGGGGTCACAATATTGAGGAGTGTTTTCAATTGAAAGATGAGATCGAGAGGCTAGTCAGGCAGGGATATTTCCGAGACCGCGTCCCcccaaattgcaaaattagtgGGGAAGGAAGGACAAGTAGGTCGAGGAGCCGAGATCGAGATCGGAACCCAGATCCCTCGAAAACTGATAGGGCCCCGATCGGCGGGAGGGCCAAGTGCCGGAGACTCATGTAG